Proteins from a genomic interval of Papaver somniferum cultivar HN1 chromosome 4, ASM357369v1, whole genome shotgun sequence:
- the LOC113274124 gene encoding putative ubiquitin-conjugating enzyme E2 38, which yields MENSQNQEMVQIRVDVQGSKNELDEEEKKSTNIGRKGRQDEEVVIQIRVEEKEVEKVQRKEFKQFDVVKSTAQVGNKAFTSDHHLNQISLDRQNRIMQEWKLLKKGLPDSIYVRVHEQRTDFLEALIVGGAGTPYSDALFYFHIIFPSNYPLAPPTLYFKTTFECDGLGVDFLKYNDRDGIYIRDIKGLEKWNPKESTILEILVSIQLSFHIEKPYFRNHNMNDSRLVEAIENGYKFDESYDRDERVFKRKCDTILATLKKPPKVFEEFVAQHFRDRAEAILIACQPYCRVKYGDRPIYETKFCRKYRDSMANKYAKLLKAFIKNGSSLDDYIGDINLEEDFNYVDPPPQPQWRCSCNGVPCAALALWFTILMLVSFVVWLFTHLN from the coding sequence atggaaaattctcaaaatcaGGAGATGGTCCAGATAAGAGTAGACGTACAAGGCAGTAAAAACGAACTagacgaagaagagaaaaagagtaCTAACATTGGAAGGAAAGGTCGTCAAGATGAAGAAGTGGTGATCCAAATAAgagtagaagaaaaagaagtggAGAAGGTTCAAAGAAAAGAATTCAAACAATTCGATGTAGTAAAATCTACTGCTCAAGTCGGGAACAAAGCATTTACTAGTGATCATCACTTAAACCAGATCAGTTTGGACAGACAGAACAGGATTATGCAAGAATGGAAATTACTCAAAAAGGGTCTACCTGATTCAATCTATGTCAGAGTTCACGAACAAAGAACTGATTTTCTCGAAGCCTTAATCGTCGGCGGAGCAGGTACTCCCTACAGTGATGCTTTATTCTACTTTCATATTATATTCCCATCTAATTACCCATTGGCACCACCAACACTGTACTTCAAGACAACTTTTGAGTGTGACGGCTTGGGTGTGGATTTTTTAAAATATAATGATCGCGATGGAATTTATATTCGTGATATAAAAGGTCTTGAAAAGTGGAATCCAAAGGAATCAACTATACTGGAAATTCTAGTATCCATTCAATTATCGTTTCACATTGAGAAACCTTATTTTCGGAATCATAATATGAACGATAGCCGTCTAGTAGAGGCTATTGAGAATGGTTACAAGTTTGATGAATCTTATGATCGTGATGAaagggtcttcaaaaggaaatgCGACACAATATTGGCTACTCTTAAGAAACCACCGAAGGTTTTTGAAGAATTTGTTGCTCAACACTTCCGTGATCGCGCCGAAGCAATTTTAATAGCTTGTCAACCTTATTGTAGAGTCAAATATGGTGATCGTCCAATATACGAGACAAAGTTCTGCCGTAAATATCGAGACTCCATGGCTAATAAGTATGCAAAGCTTTTAAAGGCGTTTATAAAGAATGGCTCTTCATTGGATGATTATATTGGAGACATTAATTTGGAAGAGGACTTTAATTATGTTGATCCACCCCCTCAACCGCAATGGAGATGCAGTTGCAATGGTGTGCCTTGTGCAGCGCTGGCGTTGTGGTTTACTATTCTTATGCTTGTTTCATTTGTAGTTTGGTTATTTACTCATTTAAATTAG
- the LOC113272905 gene encoding uncharacterized protein LOC113272905 — MIKICLNPEIRTITRPVLFLFHFHPTSATDSHGHFKIKKRNFGSIAYIPTLEIWLNGLPVLSNVHWIVQSYGFSLAAACSIGRLLVGITCENYWLSTAGCRPLRCWRVQVEEIVMELVRCLYSCYELSG, encoded by the exons ATGATAAAAATTTGCCTCAATCCTGAAATAAGAACAATTAC GAGACCAGTTCTTTTTCTATTCCATTTCCATCCGACTTCTGCTACTGATTCTCATGgccatttcaaaataaaaaagaggAATTTTGGTTCTATTGCATACATACCCACTCTGGAGATTTGGCTGAATGGTTTGCCAGTGCTGAG TAATGTCCACTGGATCGTTCAGAGTTACGGTTTTTCACTAGCCG CTGCTTGCTCTATTGGACGACTGCTTGTTGGCATTACATGTGAGAACTACTGGTTGTCAACTGCTGGTTGCCGTCCTCTTCGATGTTGGCGTGTGCAAGTGGAAGAGATTGTAATGGAATTGGTTCGATGCTTATACTCTTGTTACGAACTTTCTGGCTAA